The following proteins are co-located in the Candidatus Woesearchaeota archaeon genome:
- a CDS encoding cation:proton antiporter, producing MQLLISDIAVIIIAAALFGFLFRLFRQPIIIAYIVAGFIIGPFGLNYIGNENTILAISELGITFLLFLVGIELNINHIREVGKVVLFGGMMQVALTAFFGGILSFFIGFSPIESFYLGLVLAFSSTLVVIKHLSDNKEISTIHGRIMIGILVLQDIVAIMIVTMLPSLTDLSFGSVGKSVLSGLSLLVLAYVTNRIMLRKIFDFAAKTPELLFLASLAVCFIFSYLATIMGLSASIGAFLAGVIIANLPYSTNIVGKIKPLTTFFSALFFVGLGMQIVPGSIPNIIFPLAILVGMALFLKPLLMFPIVYYFGYDRKTAFLISATMAQVSEFSLIVVAQGVILAHLTPDILSLVIFLTAITMGLSSYLSNNGLDLFHKYSHNLDFIDRIFQRRKSFAQESMDAVQEAQVIINGYENMSGSILESFMNKGKKVLIVDNDPQIIRQLRDLKVNCMYGDLAQSDVLENIDLSKVEVVMSTVPAYADSLIIVQKFRQVGRKSVLIMTANKVSESFALYNAGADYVVIPHIEGEKQMAYLLEDFNTDVSKVLSKKLEHIAQLKKRQILKEQFNGGHENFMQDIDAMVKNIADIIIESRNKLKRPEHGKVNASVAAKKKALHMTKAAMDAQQPLQNEDAVAGKEKEKAGAEV from the coding sequence ATGCAGCTGCTGATTAGTGATATTGCCGTAATTATAATAGCCGCGGCTTTATTCGGATTCCTGTTCCGCCTGTTCAGGCAGCCAATTATAATAGCCTACATTGTTGCAGGATTCATAATCGGGCCATTCGGCCTGAATTATATCGGCAATGAAAACACAATACTCGCCATCTCAGAGCTCGGCATCACTTTCCTTCTGTTTCTTGTAGGCATTGAACTGAACATAAACCACATTAGGGAAGTTGGAAAAGTTGTGCTGTTCGGCGGCATGATGCAGGTTGCATTGACTGCATTTTTCGGTGGAATCCTGAGCTTTTTTATTGGTTTCAGCCCAATAGAATCCTTTTACCTTGGCCTGGTGCTGGCCTTCAGCAGCACGCTTGTTGTAATCAAGCACCTGTCAGACAACAAGGAAATCAGCACCATACACGGCCGGATCATGATTGGGATACTTGTCCTGCAGGATATTGTCGCTATAATGATTGTGACAATGCTCCCATCCCTGACTGACTTATCATTTGGGTCAGTAGGAAAAAGCGTGCTGAGCGGCCTCTCCTTGCTTGTGCTTGCTTATGTCACAAACAGGATAATGCTCAGGAAGATATTTGATTTTGCAGCAAAGACCCCTGAACTGCTCTTCCTTGCAAGCCTTGCTGTCTGCTTTATCTTTTCCTATCTGGCAACTATAATGGGCCTTTCTGCATCGATAGGGGCATTCCTGGCGGGAGTCATTATTGCCAACCTCCCCTACTCGACAAACATTGTCGGCAAGATAAAGCCCCTTACAACTTTTTTCAGCGCATTGTTTTTTGTTGGCCTGGGAATGCAGATTGTGCCAGGTTCAATCCCAAACATCATATTCCCGCTGGCAATCCTTGTAGGCATGGCTCTTTTCCTTAAGCCATTGCTTATGTTCCCGATAGTCTATTATTTTGGATACGACAGGAAGACAGCCTTCCTTATCTCGGCGACAATGGCGCAAGTCAGTGAGTTTTCACTGATTGTTGTTGCGCAGGGAGTGATTTTGGCGCATCTGACGCCTGACATATTGTCCCTTGTAATTTTCCTCACTGCCATAACAATGGGCCTGTCCAGCTACCTGTCAAATAACGGCCTTGATTTGTTCCACAAATATTCGCACAACCTGGATTTTATTGACAGGATTTTCCAGCGGAGAAAGAGCTTTGCGCAGGAAAGCATGGATGCTGTGCAGGAAGCCCAGGTCATAATTAATGGCTATGAAAACATGTCTGGTAGCATCCTGGAAAGCTTCATGAATAAAGGGAAAAAGGTGCTGATAGTGGACAATGACCCGCAAATAATAAGGCAGTTAAGGGACCTGAAAGTGAACTGCATGTATGGAGACCTTGCCCAGAGCGATGTGCTGGAAAATATAGACCTGTCAAAAGTTGAGGTTGTCATGTCAACTGTGCCGGCTTATGCGGACAGCCTGATTATTGTGCAGAAATTCAGGCAGGTTGGCAGGAAATCCGTATTGATCATGACGGCCAACAAGGTCAGCGAGTCATTTGCCCTGTATAACGCTGGCGCTGATTATGTTGTTATCCCCCATATTGAGGGAGAAAAGCAAATGGCCTACCTCCTGGAAGACTTTAATACTGATGTTTCCAAGGTCTTGTCAAAAAAGCTTGAGCATATTGCACAGCTGAAAAAAAGGCAGATACTCAAAGAGCAGTTCAATGGCGGCCATGAGAATTTCATGCAGGACATAGATGCAATGGTCAAGAACATTGCTGACATAATTATTGAGAGCAGGAACAAGTTGAAAAGGCCGGAGCATGGCAAAGTCAATGCTTCTGTTGCCGCCAAAAAGAAGGCTCTGCACATGACAAAGGCAGCCATGGATGCCCAGCAGCCATTGCAAAATGAAGATGCTGTTGCAGGGAAGGAAAAAGAGAAGGCAGGGGCAGAAGTATGA
- a CDS encoding AMP phosphorylase → MKLKIKDMDVETGGPLVAVMHVDDAKMLDFHHGDRVRLTYKDRKAVSILNLAESKRSVPIGSIGCYEEVLRKLGAKGGQKVGIALEEKPASVQYIKKKLNGGTLTYKEFYQIVSDISQNKLNDIELTYFVSACHTNVMTLRETIDLTKAMIATGDVLKLKKKPVIDKHCVGGVAGNRTTMIIVPILAAAGLTVPKTSSRSITSPAGTADTVEVLTKVSFNVDRMKKIVNKIGACMVWGGSINLAPADDRIIRVEHPLSIDSRSQLLASIIAKKASVSATHVLVDIPVGRGAKIETMDKARDLKRQFEVIGRSVGISIKVIITDGSQPIGNGLGPALEARDVMWILRNDEKGPRDLRKKSVMMAGLILEMAGKARKGQGKEKALDLLESGKAYKKMQEIIRAQGGKVKRPEDLPIAKFAQDVFAAKSGRITHIDNTYISKIARAAGAPRDSTAGVYLYLHKNDLVKKGEILFTIYSNSRQRLDFAREQTRLNVGFEIK, encoded by the coding sequence ATGAAGCTAAAAATCAAGGACATGGATGTTGAAACAGGCGGCCCGCTGGTGGCAGTCATGCATGTCGATGATGCGAAGATGCTGGACTTCCATCACGGAGACAGGGTAAGGCTGACTTACAAGGACAGGAAAGCAGTATCAATCCTCAATCTTGCCGAAAGCAAGAGAAGCGTGCCAATTGGCAGCATCGGATGCTATGAGGAAGTCCTGAGAAAGCTTGGGGCAAAGGGTGGGCAAAAAGTGGGCATTGCCCTGGAAGAAAAGCCGGCAAGTGTGCAGTATATCAAGAAGAAATTGAATGGAGGCACCCTGACCTACAAGGAGTTTTATCAGATTGTCAGCGATATTTCCCAGAACAAGCTCAATGATATCGAATTGACTTATTTTGTGTCTGCATGCCACACAAATGTCATGACCTTGAGGGAAACCATAGACCTGACAAAAGCAATGATTGCGACAGGGGATGTGTTGAAGCTCAAGAAAAAGCCAGTCATTGACAAGCACTGTGTTGGAGGTGTTGCCGGCAACAGGACAACAATGATAATTGTCCCAATTCTGGCTGCAGCTGGCCTGACCGTGCCAAAAACATCATCCAGGTCGATTACCAGCCCTGCCGGGACTGCTGACACTGTGGAAGTGCTTACAAAAGTTTCCTTTAATGTTGATAGGATGAAAAAGATTGTAAACAAGATTGGCGCCTGCATGGTTTGGGGCGGCTCAATCAATCTTGCTCCGGCTGATGACAGGATAATCAGGGTTGAGCACCCGTTGAGCATTGACAGCCGAAGCCAGCTGCTGGCAAGCATAATCGCAAAAAAAGCCAGTGTTTCGGCCACTCATGTCCTGGTTGACATACCCGTCGGCAGGGGCGCAAAGATTGAGACAATGGATAAGGCAAGGGACTTGAAGCGCCAATTTGAAGTGATCGGAAGGAGCGTGGGCATCAGCATCAAAGTGATAATAACCGACGGCAGCCAGCCCATTGGAAACGGGCTCGGCCCTGCCCTGGAAGCGAGGGATGTGATGTGGATATTGAGGAATGATGAGAAAGGCCCCCGGGACCTTAGGAAAAAATCTGTAATGATGGCTGGACTGATTTTGGAAATGGCGGGCAAGGCAAGGAAAGGGCAAGGCAAGGAAAAAGCGCTGGATTTGCTCGAATCCGGAAAGGCCTATAAAAAAATGCAGGAAATCATTAGGGCGCAGGGCGGAAAAGTGAAAAGGCCTGAAGACCTTCCGATAGCCAAGTTTGCCCAGGATGTTTTTGCGGCCAAATCAGGCAGGATAACCCATATAGACAATACTTATATCAGCAAGATTGCAAGGGCAGCCGGGGCGCCCAGGGACAGCACCGCGGGTGTTTACCTATACCTTCACAAAAATGACCTTGTCAAAAAAGGCGAGATTTTGTTCACCATTTATTCCAACAGCAGGCAAAGGCTGGATTTCGCCAGGGAACAAACGAGATTAAATGTTGGATTTGAGATTAAATAA
- the guaA gene encoding glutamine-hydrolyzing GMP synthase, whose translation MDKIIILDMGGQYAHLLARRVRQLGVYSEILPSDTPVSILKKAKGIIISGGPDSVYEKGSPQCDPRLFTLKIPILGLCYGHQIMAHYMGGKVLPGKTKEYGLASLDVRKKAGLFAGLSAQETIWMSHGDSVANAPPGFSVTGSTSDCPIAAMADSSRNYYGVQFHPEVTHTRHGMKILSNFVVNICKARKSWSMKNFIENKVKEIQKEVGNRNVLLLISGGVDSTVCFALLNKALGTKRVYGLHIDNGFVRTDESKNVEKAFRKLGWNNFHAVDSSKDFLNAVKGVADPEKKRKIIGETFIRVQQQEVAKLKLDTKKWMLGQGTIYPDTIETKGTRHADLIKTHHNRVDLVQDMIKKGLVTEPIKELYKDEVRELGERLGLPKHLVWRHPFPGPGLAVRCLCVGRPELLENEDDIDRRAGLICAKYGATAKVMPVKSVGVQGDARTYRHPLIVSKINDYRQLEKMSTELTNKIKEINRVILSVGAKGSLNNASVLQNSFLTKERLDLLRKADDVVNSHLDRKMYTRIWQFPVVLAPLSFSGGESIILRPVESKEAMTANWAHLPEDVLKSISKELLAIKGIDAVFYDVTNKPPGTIEWE comes from the coding sequence ATGGATAAAATAATAATTCTTGACATGGGAGGTCAATATGCCCACCTGCTTGCGCGCAGGGTCAGGCAGCTTGGTGTTTACTCAGAGATTTTGCCAAGCGACACACCTGTTTCAATCCTTAAAAAGGCAAAAGGCATCATCATTTCAGGCGGCCCGGATTCAGTTTATGAAAAAGGCTCGCCGCAATGCGACCCCAGACTTTTCACCCTGAAAATTCCCATCCTTGGGTTGTGTTACGGGCACCAGATAATGGCTCATTATATGGGTGGTAAGGTCTTGCCCGGAAAAACAAAGGAATACGGCCTGGCCTCGCTTGACGTCAGGAAAAAAGCCGGATTGTTTGCCGGCCTTTCCGCGCAGGAAACCATCTGGATGAGCCATGGTGACTCTGTTGCAAATGCTCCGCCGGGTTTTTCGGTGACAGGCTCTACATCTGACTGCCCAATCGCTGCAATGGCTGACAGTTCCAGGAACTATTACGGCGTGCAATTCCATCCGGAAGTGACGCACACAAGGCACGGCATGAAAATACTTTCAAACTTTGTAGTAAATATTTGCAAAGCCAGGAAATCATGGAGCATGAAAAATTTTATCGAAAATAAGGTTAAAGAGATACAAAAAGAGGTTGGCAACCGCAACGTTCTCCTGCTCATAAGCGGAGGGGTGGACTCCACTGTATGCTTCGCGCTGCTCAACAAAGCTTTGGGCACAAAGCGTGTCTATGGCCTGCACATTGACAATGGCTTTGTCAGGACAGACGAAAGCAAGAATGTTGAAAAGGCATTCAGGAAGCTTGGCTGGAACAATTTCCATGCCGTTGATTCTTCAAAGGATTTCCTGAATGCTGTCAAAGGTGTCGCAGACCCGGAAAAGAAGAGAAAAATAATCGGCGAGACATTTATCAGGGTGCAGCAGCAGGAAGTTGCAAAGCTGAAGCTTGACACTAAAAAGTGGATGCTTGGCCAGGGCACAATTTATCCTGACACTATTGAAACAAAAGGGACAAGGCATGCTGACCTCATTAAAACCCATCACAACAGGGTCGACCTTGTCCAGGACATGATAAAAAAAGGGCTGGTAACAGAGCCAATCAAGGAATTATACAAAGATGAGGTGAGGGAATTGGGAGAACGGCTCGGCCTTCCAAAGCACCTTGTCTGGCGCCACCCATTCCCCGGGCCCGGCCTTGCTGTGCGATGCCTTTGCGTCGGCAGGCCTGAATTGCTTGAAAATGAAGATGACATAGACCGCAGGGCGGGGCTGATCTGCGCAAAATACGGTGCAACAGCAAAAGTAATGCCGGTCAAGAGCGTCGGTGTACAGGGCGATGCGAGGACATACAGGCATCCGTTGATCGTGAGCAAAATAAATGATTATCGGCAACTCGAAAAAATGTCAACAGAATTGACAAACAAAATCAAGGAGATAAATCGGGTTATTTTGTCAGTTGGCGCCAAAGGCAGCCTGAATAATGCAAGTGTTTTGCAGAATTCCTTCCTGACAAAGGAAAGGCTGGACTTGTTGAGAAAAGCTGATGATGTTGTTAACAGCCATCTTGACAGGAAGATGTACACAAGAATCTGGCAATTCCCGGTGGTTCTGGCGCCCCTTTCATTTTCCGGCGGGGAAAGCATAATATTGAGGCCTGTTGAATCGAAAGAGGCAATGACGGCCAACTGGGCGCATTTGCCTGAGGATGTCTTGAAAAGCATAAGCAAAGAACTCCTGGCAATCAAAGGGATTGATGCAGTTTTCTACGATGTCACGAACAAGCCGCCAGGGACAATTGAGTGGGAATGA
- a CDS encoding DUF2283 domain-containing protein, whose protein sequence is MPNFNFSYDKENDDLFLFKPKASSKGSIELGNIILDFNTKKEFVGMQVMDASKFLCDLVKGSASEIRNILNNLTSCKIDTKVRGNLLIIQFLLIANKKEIAPIITMPHIIESSPALAYA, encoded by the coding sequence ATGCCAAATTTTAACTTTAGTTATGACAAAGAGAATGATGACTTGTTCTTATTCAAGCCTAAAGCAAGTTCCAAGGGAAGCATTGAATTAGGCAACATAATACTGGACTTTAACACTAAAAAAGAGTTTGTTGGCATGCAGGTTATGGATGCTTCGAAATTCCTTTGTGATTTGGTAAAAGGGAGTGCTAGTGAAATAAGGAATATTCTAAATAACTTGACAAGTTGTAAGATTGATACTAAGGTAAGGGGAAACTTATTGATAATTCAATTTTTGCTTATAGCCAATAAAAAAGAAATTGCACCGATAATTACAATGCCGCATATAATAGAAAGCAGTCCTGCATTAGCATATGCCTGA
- a CDS encoding AI-2E family transporter gives MPADDTKKYILIALLLLSVYLSFLVIKPIFYALLWALVLAYLFTPIYRIVNKKIRNERASSLLITSAIVILTVVLATAIVSTLSNEILITYSSVKESFDPANLEVRCQNPDLVCKVADILSHEQINPTPYINQAFSKLMDKIVEQTSNLAFSIPGKVVELFIVFFVMYYLFINGESFLKSIASILPMDKKHKEQIVNRVSDVVGGVVYGHILTALIVGVVGTIGFSMFNMSSPVLLGFLVGLAAFVPGISTTVIWLPVAVYQFLNGFYSHDKILMAKGVGILLFGIFALAYIDNIIRAKLIGDRARVHPAIVLIGAFGGLLSFGFIGIFIGPLIITVFITLVEIYGESQDW, from the coding sequence ATGCCAGCTGACGACACCAAGAAGTATATCCTGATTGCACTGCTTTTGCTGTCTGTATACTTGTCATTCCTTGTCATAAAGCCGATTTTCTATGCGCTTCTCTGGGCGCTGGTGCTTGCCTACTTATTCACGCCGATCTACAGGATTGTTAACAAAAAAATCAGGAATGAAAGAGCATCTTCCCTGCTAATAACATCCGCAATTGTTATCCTGACTGTTGTCCTTGCAACGGCAATCGTGAGCACCTTGAGCAATGAGATACTCATAACCTACTCTTCTGTTAAGGAAAGCTTCGATCCCGCAAATCTGGAGGTCAGGTGCCAAAATCCAGACCTTGTTTGCAAAGTGGCTGATATCCTAAGCCACGAGCAGATAAACCCGACGCCATACATCAACCAGGCGTTTAGCAAGCTCATGGACAAGATCGTTGAGCAGACTTCCAACTTGGCATTTTCCATTCCAGGCAAAGTGGTTGAATTGTTTATAGTATTTTTTGTCATGTACTATCTTTTCATCAACGGCGAGTCTTTTTTGAAATCCATCGCCAGCATACTCCCGATGGACAAAAAGCACAAGGAGCAGATTGTCAACAGGGTTTCCGATGTTGTCGGGGGAGTTGTCTACGGCCACATTCTCACTGCATTGATTGTCGGCGTGGTGGGCACAATTGGATTCTCAATGTTCAACATGTCATCCCCGGTTTTATTGGGATTCCTTGTTGGCCTGGCCGCTTTTGTCCCTGGAATTTCAACCACGGTTATCTGGCTTCCGGTGGCAGTGTACCAATTTCTAAATGGCTTTTACAGCCACGATAAGATACTGATGGCCAAGGGTGTTGGCATATTGCTTTTTGGCATTTTTGCGCTGGCATATATTGACAACATTATCCGCGCGAAATTGATAGGGGACAGGGCAAGAGTCCATCCTGCAATTGTCCTTATTGGCGCATTTGGAGGGCTGCTTTCCTTTGGATTTATTGGAATCTTCATAGGCCCATTGATTATCACGGTTTTCATCACACTTGTGGAGATTTATGGCGAAAGCCAGGACTGGTAA